The Paenibacillus sophorae genome has a segment encoding these proteins:
- a CDS encoding CAP domain-containing protein, which yields MKSNMVKALLSGSVAAVMALGISLPSQAQAASAQVTVKEGISYEQLIQYLQQHYGKAITIDLTGDNAAKPVEAKPVAAPAAKPVAAPAEKPAVAKPAAPPAAQPAPPVQKAPEAAQSDKASFVKQVVDLVNQERAKAGLAPLTALDSLNKVAAAKATDMRSNNYFSHTSPTYGSPFDMMRSFGVTYNYAGENIAKGQRTPEEVMTAWMNSPGHKANILNKNFNYIGVGFDNYYWAQEFIGK from the coding sequence ATGAAGAGCAACATGGTAAAAGCACTACTTAGCGGAAGCGTAGCGGCGGTAATGGCGCTTGGCATATCCTTACCATCACAGGCACAGGCTGCTTCGGCGCAGGTGACGGTCAAGGAGGGAATCAGCTACGAACAGCTGATACAATATTTGCAGCAGCATTATGGAAAAGCGATCACGATAGATTTGACAGGCGATAATGCTGCCAAGCCGGTCGAGGCTAAGCCGGTAGCAGCTCCGGCGGCAAAGCCTGTAGCAGCGCCGGCGGAAAAGCCGGCTGTAGCGAAACCGGCGGCACCGCCAGCGGCCCAGCCTGCGCCACCGGTGCAAAAAGCTCCTGAGGCTGCCCAGTCTGACAAAGCCTCATTTGTCAAACAAGTAGTAGACTTGGTGAACCAGGAACGCGCGAAAGCCGGTCTTGCGCCGCTGACTGCGCTTGACAGCCTGAACAAGGTTGCGGCAGCCAAAGCGACGGATATGCGGAGCAACAATTATTTCTCGCATACGTCTCCTACGTACGGCTCGCCTTTTGATATGATGCGCTCTTTTGGCGTTACTTATAACTATGCCGGAGAGAATATCGCAAAAGGGCAGCGCACGCCGGAAGAAGTCATGACGGCCTGGATGAACAGTCCGGGACACAAAGCCAACATACTGAACAAAAATTTCAACTATATCGGAGTGGGCTTTGATAATTACTACTGGGCTCAAGAGTTTATCGGAAAATAA
- the parE gene encoding DNA topoisomerase IV subunit B, whose translation MFEQVDMFAEVSKNGAADRTGYDADDIQVLEGLVAVRKRPGMYIGSTSSSGLHHLVWEIVDNAVDEHLAKYCTKIDIVLRKDGSVTVTDNGRGIPTGMHKTGVPTPQVVFTILHAGGKFGGSGYKKSGGLHGVGASVTNALSEWLEVEIYREGKIHRQRFEYWVGKDGKEHVGEPVTGLEILGNTNKTGSKISFKPDIRVFQGGISLNYDTLAERLQEIAFLNSGLRITLTDERGGRQDEYYYEGGASEFVRYLNEGKDVLHDVIHFSAEKDEIEVEVAIQYNGGYTETIASFVNSIPTRSGGTHETGFKTAYTRVMNDYARRTGLLKEKDKNLDGSDLREGMMAVISIKMSEVEFVGQTKDQLGSASARSAVDFIVSENMQRFLEENPQVAQSLLKKSIQAAKAREAARKARDEIRSGKKRSEGSNLGGKLSPAQSKDISRTELFIVEGDSAGGSAKQGRDSKIQAILPLKGKPMNPEKAKLPEILKNDEYRAIISAIGAGIGSDFAVEDCNYSKIIIMTDADTDGAHIQVLLLTFFYRYMKPLIDAGKVYIAQPPLYKLTRKSGKLETVRYAWTDEQLQNYLKEFGKNFELQRYKGLGEMNPDQLWETTMNPESRTMLQVQIEDAAKAERRVSTLMGDKVDPRKRWIVENVDFTEIVE comes from the coding sequence ATGTTCGAACAGGTCGATATGTTCGCTGAAGTCTCGAAGAACGGCGCAGCAGACCGGACTGGATACGATGCTGACGACATTCAGGTGCTTGAAGGTCTAGTTGCGGTTCGCAAACGGCCCGGCATGTATATCGGCAGTACGAGTTCCTCGGGACTGCACCATTTGGTATGGGAAATCGTAGATAATGCAGTGGATGAGCATCTGGCGAAGTATTGCACGAAAATCGATATCGTGCTGCGCAAAGACGGCTCGGTGACCGTCACCGACAATGGTCGGGGAATTCCGACAGGCATGCACAAAACGGGGGTTCCGACGCCGCAAGTCGTATTCACCATCCTGCATGCCGGCGGCAAGTTCGGAGGCTCGGGATACAAGAAATCGGGCGGACTGCACGGCGTCGGCGCTTCGGTGACGAACGCTCTGTCGGAATGGCTTGAGGTTGAGATCTACCGGGAAGGCAAGATACACCGCCAGCGTTTTGAATATTGGGTCGGTAAAGACGGTAAAGAACATGTCGGAGAACCCGTTACGGGTCTTGAGATATTGGGCAATACGAACAAAACCGGCTCGAAGATCTCATTCAAGCCGGATATTCGCGTGTTCCAGGGCGGCATCTCGCTGAACTATGATACGCTTGCTGAACGGCTTCAGGAGATCGCATTCCTCAACTCCGGACTGCGCATCACGCTGACGGACGAACGGGGCGGACGCCAGGACGAGTATTATTATGAGGGCGGAGCCAGCGAATTTGTTCGTTATCTGAACGAAGGCAAGGATGTGCTGCATGACGTCATCCATTTCAGTGCAGAGAAGGACGAAATCGAGGTGGAAGTGGCGATCCAATATAACGGCGGCTACACCGAAACGATCGCTTCGTTTGTAAACTCGATTCCGACCCGCAGCGGCGGTACGCACGAGACCGGATTTAAGACGGCGTATACGCGCGTCATGAATGATTACGCCCGGCGCACGGGGCTGCTGAAAGAGAAAGATAAGAATCTGGATGGCAGCGACCTGCGGGAGGGCATGATGGCGGTAATCAGCATCAAAATGTCCGAGGTCGAATTCGTCGGCCAGACGAAGGACCAGCTCGGCAGCGCCTCGGCGCGAAGCGCGGTTGATTTTATCGTCTCCGAGAATATGCAGCGCTTTCTTGAAGAAAATCCACAGGTGGCGCAGAGTCTGCTGAAGAAATCCATCCAAGCGGCCAAAGCGCGTGAAGCGGCCCGCAAGGCGCGGGATGAAATACGCAGCGGCAAAAAGCGCAGCGAAGGCTCGAACCTGGGCGGCAAGCTGTCTCCAGCGCAATCCAAAGACATTTCCCGCACCGAGCTGTTTATTGTGGAAGGCGATTCCGCAGGCGGCTCAGCCAAGCAGGGACGCGATTCGAAGATTCAGGCGATTCTGCCCCTTAAGGGCAAGCCGATGAACCCCGAGAAGGCAAAATTGCCGGAAATACTGAAGAACGACGAATACCGGGCGATCATTTCCGCGATTGGCGCAGGGATAGGCTCGGATTTCGCAGTCGAAGACTGCAATTATTCCAAAATCATCATCATGACCGACGCGGATACCGACGGCGCGCATATTCAAGTGCTGCTGCTGACGTTCTTCTACCGGTACATGAAGCCGCTGATCGATGCAGGGAAGGTATATATCGCCCAGCCTCCGCTGTATAAGCTGACCCGCAAATCGGGCAAGCTGGAAACGGTCAGATACGCCTGGACGGATGAGCAGCTTCAGAACTATTTGAAAGAGTTCGGCAAGAACTTTGAGCTTCAGCGCTACAAAGGGCTCGGCGAAATGAACCCCGATCAGCTGTGGGAAACGACAATGAATCCCGAGTCGCGGACCATGCTTCAGGTGCAGATTGAGGATGCCGCCAAGGCGGAGCGCCGTGTGTCTACGCTGATGGGCGACAAGGTCGACCCGCGTAAGCGCTGGATTGTCGAGAATGTCGATTTCACCGAGATTGTGGAGTAG
- a CDS encoding WG repeat-containing protein produces MLKIDLRDTRGAKKDAWRTAEVWKWDGSGWNERISQPVQDTRNPEIAYAVVPSEPGWYRIDIHSGDADVTEEDEFQGGAELRATSLHPAPFRLKEGVLWGYIGDNGRTAIEPRFDYAEEFQENGLAVISIKDHSGLINMAGKEVVKPVYMFIGSFEEGRAVASDSRGYFLIDEKGKPLTGRRYDYLNSLQEGRALFYKQVEGQGSRYGYLDRDGREAIPAQYEDASDFKDGKALVKLRVEEFALIGKNGEVLHTYHHPFVGNPGDGLLAFQAEENGRYGYIDEEGKTVIKPQFTSALPFSEGRAVVNMAENYQNAYGLIDKNGNFVIPARYEEVQQLGENRVALGTPLNPAEPFRGSSYTIADAANGRILNTHPLRGVNRYSDGLASVYDERETYFIDRSGNRAAGMPVVPGSGTLSFSGRLIRADVDQRTSYYDRNGRQVWKENTLIPLRLPYAVEERKFKPDFNYLVYYPYVQGFSDSSVSARVNDRLKELSLVNEVIPEDKRDYSYTGDFSVSFFRKNLLQLELNGYRYPYGAAHGMPTRIFTPIDLRSGKFYELQDLFKPAINYTDRLSEIVARQIENDPQYSYVFEGAFKGIAPDQPFYVDGEALYLYFAPYEIAPYAAGFPTFRIPFAEIMGLINTEGAFWRSFH; encoded by the coding sequence ATGTTGAAAATCGACTTGCGAGATACGCGAGGAGCAAAGAAGGATGCATGGAGGACGGCGGAAGTTTGGAAATGGGACGGCAGCGGATGGAACGAGCGTATTTCCCAGCCGGTGCAGGATACCCGGAACCCGGAGATTGCCTATGCCGTTGTGCCGTCTGAACCCGGCTGGTACCGAATCGATATCCACAGCGGGGATGCGGATGTGACTGAAGAGGATGAATTTCAAGGCGGAGCCGAATTGCGGGCTACTTCCCTTCACCCGGCGCCGTTCAGGCTTAAGGAAGGGGTGCTCTGGGGATACATTGGCGACAACGGCCGAACGGCCATTGAACCCCGCTTCGACTATGCCGAAGAATTCCAGGAGAACGGTCTTGCCGTCATTTCGATTAAGGATCACAGCGGCTTGATCAACATGGCGGGAAAAGAAGTGGTTAAGCCGGTTTACATGTTTATCGGCTCTTTTGAAGAAGGACGCGCGGTCGCGAGTGACAGCAGGGGGTATTTTTTAATTGATGAGAAGGGAAAGCCGTTAACGGGACGCAGATACGACTATCTGAACTCCCTACAGGAAGGGCGTGCGCTGTTCTACAAGCAAGTGGAAGGTCAAGGTTCCAGATACGGCTATTTGGACCGTGACGGCCGGGAAGCCATTCCGGCCCAATACGAAGATGCGTCCGACTTTAAAGATGGAAAGGCGCTGGTCAAGCTCCGCGTAGAAGAATTTGCGCTGATCGGGAAGAACGGTGAAGTTTTGCACACCTACCATCACCCTTTTGTGGGGAATCCGGGTGACGGCTTGCTGGCTTTTCAGGCAGAGGAGAACGGCAGGTACGGATACATCGATGAGGAAGGAAAGACGGTAATTAAGCCGCAGTTTACGTCGGCGCTGCCTTTTTCGGAAGGAAGGGCAGTTGTTAACATGGCGGAGAACTATCAGAATGCGTATGGCTTGATCGACAAGAACGGGAACTTCGTCATCCCGGCACGCTATGAGGAGGTGCAGCAGCTCGGGGAGAACCGTGTCGCGCTCGGTACGCCCCTGAATCCGGCTGAACCGTTCCGGGGCTCCTCGTATACCATTGCCGATGCTGCAAACGGCCGGATCCTTAACACCCATCCCCTGCGCGGAGTGAACCGTTACAGTGACGGTCTCGCCTCCGTATATGATGAACGCGAGACTTATTTCATCGACCGAAGCGGGAACCGCGCCGCTGGGATGCCGGTTGTTCCGGGCTCGGGCACCCTTTCATTCAGCGGTAGACTGATCAGAGCGGATGTCGATCAGCGCACCAGTTATTATGATCGGAACGGAAGACAGGTGTGGAAGGAAAATACGCTCATTCCCCTTCGGCTTCCCTACGCCGTGGAAGAGCGGAAGTTTAAACCGGACTTCAATTACCTCGTCTATTACCCGTATGTCCAGGGATTTTCCGATTCAAGCGTGTCCGCCCGGGTCAATGACAGACTGAAAGAGCTTTCGCTAGTAAATGAGGTTATCCCCGAAGATAAGCGGGATTACAGCTACACGGGTGATTTTTCCGTTTCCTTTTTTCGAAAAAATCTGCTGCAGCTTGAGCTAAACGGTTACCGTTACCCTTATGGAGCCGCCCATGGAATGCCTACCCGTATTTTTACGCCCATTGATTTGCGATCCGGCAAATTCTATGAGCTACAAGATTTGTTCAAGCCGGCGATCAACTACACGGATAGGCTCAGCGAAATTGTTGCCCGGCAGATCGAAAATGATCCCCAATATTCCTATGTATTTGAGGGTGCCTTCAAAGGCATAGCTCCCGACCAGCCGTTCTATGTCGATGGAGAGGCACTCTATCTTTACTTCGCTCCTTATGAGATTGCCCCTTATGCTGCAGGCTTCCCGACTTTCCGTATCCCTTTTGCGGAAATTATGGGCCTCATCAACACTGAGGGAGCGTTCTGGCGGTCTTTTCACTAA
- a CDS encoding ABC transporter ATP-binding protein, whose translation MIAHDNKSNSGTVVLSVDGVRKKIGRKWIIDNVTFDVREGEIFGFLGPNGAGKTTTIRMLVDLIRPSEGSITVCGYNVNKQPEKALQYVGSIVENPEVYSYLTGWENLQHFARMQPGVDEERIAEVARTVRLDQRIHDKVRTYSLGMRQRLGIAQALLGRPRLLILDEPTNGLDPKGIKEMREFIRRLADEGMAVFVSSHLLSEIQLLCDRVAIISRGRVLAVGGVSELVARNSPYVLWELEPYERGAALLESRAGIRLADPAELSLDDTVIANLRSGSAVTIMDDDAVPDTVAALVASGVEVRAVHKINPTLEQLFLKLTEGETIE comes from the coding sequence ATGATAGCACATGACAACAAAAGCAACTCCGGAACCGTCGTTTTATCCGTTGACGGCGTCCGCAAAAAAATAGGACGGAAGTGGATTATCGACAACGTTACTTTTGACGTTCGGGAAGGCGAGATTTTCGGCTTTCTCGGTCCGAACGGGGCAGGAAAGACGACAACGATCCGCATGCTCGTCGATTTGATACGGCCAAGCGAAGGTTCCATTACCGTATGCGGCTATAATGTCAACAAACAGCCCGAGAAGGCGCTGCAGTATGTCGGCTCCATCGTCGAAAATCCTGAAGTCTATTCATATTTGACCGGCTGGGAGAATTTGCAGCATTTCGCCCGCATGCAGCCGGGAGTGGACGAGGAGCGGATCGCCGAGGTTGCCCGGACCGTCCGGCTAGACCAGCGTATACATGACAAGGTGAGAACTTACTCACTCGGCATGCGCCAGCGTCTGGGGATCGCACAGGCGCTTCTCGGACGCCCGCGGCTGCTCATTCTGGATGAGCCAACGAACGGTCTCGATCCCAAGGGCATCAAAGAAATGCGGGAATTCATCCGCAGGCTGGCGGATGAGGGAATGGCCGTGTTCGTATCCAGCCATCTGTTGAGCGAAATTCAACTGCTTTGCGACCGCGTCGCTATCATCAGCAGAGGGCGCGTGCTGGCCGTTGGCGGCGTGAGCGAACTTGTCGCCCGCAATTCGCCTTATGTGTTGTGGGAACTGGAGCCGTACGAACGGGGCGCCGCCCTGCTGGAATCAAGAGCGGGAATCCGGCTTGCGGACCCGGCCGAGCTTTCGCTGGATGATACAGTCATTGCGAATCTGAGGAGCGGGTCCGCAGTGACGATTATGGATGATGATGCCGTGCCGGATACCGTCGCCGCGCTCGTCGCCTCAGGAGTCGAGGTCAGAGCCGTGCATAAAATCAACCCGACACTGGAACAGCTATTCTTGAAACTGACGGAGGGTGAGACTATTGAATAG
- a CDS encoding sugar ABC transporter ATP-binding protein, producing MAQNEFLLEMNNITKEFPGVKALDGVNLKVRPGSVHALMGENGAGKSTLMKCLFGIYSPDGGEIFLDGQKTVIHNSNDALNNGISMIHQELHPVPHRSVMENIWLGRFPTKGLGPLQFIDHKKMYTDTEKLFKDLDIDLHPETLVGKLSVSKIQSIEIAKAVSFNSRVIVMDEPTSSLTSVEVQHLFRIIRDLRQRGVAIIYISHKMEEILEISDEVTIMRDGKKIGTWPAEEMTTDLIISRMVGRDLTNRFPERFNVAGEVFLKAEGLTSTDPRSFKDVSFELKRGEILGVGGLVGAQRTEVVEALFGLRALKSGTISIGGRPVKIHSPQDAKKYGLALLTEERRVTGIFPVLSVHENGAIANLDRYQKLYLLLNGKKKKAEVDKMIEKLRTKTPTTKTQIMNLSGGNQQKVLLARWLLTEPEILLLDEPTRGIDVGAKFEIYTIIADLAKSGKSIIMISSEMPELLGMSDRVMVMSEGRLTGILDGAAATETEVMRLAAQH from the coding sequence ATGGCTCAAAACGAATTTTTGCTGGAGATGAACAATATCACCAAGGAATTTCCTGGCGTCAAGGCGCTGGACGGCGTGAACCTTAAGGTCAGACCAGGCAGCGTTCATGCCCTGATGGGCGAGAACGGGGCCGGCAAATCCACACTGATGAAATGCCTATTCGGCATTTACTCGCCGGACGGAGGCGAGATTTTTCTGGACGGTCAGAAGACGGTCATCCACAATTCGAACGATGCGCTTAACAACGGTATTTCGATGATTCATCAGGAGCTGCACCCGGTGCCGCACCGCAGCGTTATGGAAAATATTTGGCTGGGACGCTTCCCGACCAAAGGGCTGGGCCCGCTTCAATTCATTGACCACAAAAAAATGTATACGGATACAGAAAAGCTGTTCAAGGATCTGGATATCGATCTGCATCCGGAAACCTTGGTAGGAAAGTTATCCGTATCCAAAATCCAATCCATCGAAATCGCGAAAGCCGTCTCTTTCAACTCCCGCGTCATTGTTATGGACGAACCGACGTCTTCCCTGACAAGCGTGGAAGTGCAGCATTTGTTCCGGATTATCCGGGACCTTAGACAAAGAGGCGTTGCCATTATTTATATATCCCACAAAATGGAAGAGATCCTGGAAATCTCAGACGAGGTTACGATCATGCGCGACGGCAAAAAAATCGGCACCTGGCCGGCGGAGGAAATGACGACCGATCTGATTATTTCCCGGATGGTCGGGCGCGACCTAACCAACCGTTTTCCCGAACGCTTCAACGTTGCGGGCGAAGTATTTTTGAAGGCCGAAGGACTTACTTCCACGGACCCGAGATCGTTCAAGGATGTCTCCTTCGAGCTTAAGAGAGGGGAAATTCTTGGCGTAGGCGGTCTGGTGGGAGCGCAGCGAACCGAGGTTGTCGAAGCGCTGTTCGGTTTGCGTGCGCTTAAGTCCGGAACCATCTCCATCGGAGGCAGACCGGTTAAGATCCATTCTCCGCAGGATGCGAAAAAATACGGTCTTGCCCTGCTGACGGAGGAACGGCGTGTTACCGGCATTTTCCCGGTGTTGTCCGTGCATGAGAACGGCGCCATCGCCAATCTGGACCGTTATCAGAAACTGTACCTGCTGCTGAACGGGAAGAAGAAAAAAGCGGAAGTGGACAAGATGATCGAAAAGCTCCGCACGAAAACGCCGACCACGAAAACGCAGATTATGAATCTGTCGGGGGGCAATCAGCAAAAAGTGCTGCTGGCCAGATGGCTGCTTACCGAGCCGGAGATCCTTCTGCTGGACGAACCGACGCGCGGGATTGATGTCGGGGCCAAATTCGAAATTTACACCATTATCGCCGATCTGGCGAAGTCGGGAAAGAGCATCATTATGATTTCCTCCGAAATGCCCGAGCTGCTTGGAATGTCGGACCGTGTCATGGTGATGTCGGAGGGCAGGCTGACCGGCATACTGGACGGCGCCGCCGCAACGGAAACCGAAGTGATGCGCCTGGCCGCCCAGCATTGA
- a CDS encoding GDSL-type esterase/lipase family protein translates to MNDFKWTWRGLSLLSIAATLLLVIGFIYAARDIMSPRGTSFSAEVPQNTAAPAEESGVLKVAAVGDSLAKGTGDNTGEGFVRRAVAGLSADGTKTELVGNLGINGLTTAGLRDKLKEEGVQYVLRQANIILVSIGGNDLFQGAQRMLNEAEGGTAASGEAASGSPDVQVGSGGSKGAAAVPGSGSPENAALKDLNPVQLLANLPGASKRLEDILTAISKINPQARIYYIGLYNPFGDLREMLIPGNQAVTSWNNAAMDIINRNTGMTLVPTLDLFNGHLGKYLSSDHFHPNGDGYQRMADRIVQAVR, encoded by the coding sequence TTGAACGATTTCAAATGGACCTGGCGGGGTTTAAGCCTTCTGTCCATTGCAGCCACGCTGCTGCTGGTCATCGGCTTCATTTATGCAGCCAGAGATATTATGTCCCCCCGGGGAACCAGTTTCTCCGCAGAGGTCCCTCAGAATACGGCAGCTCCCGCCGAAGAATCAGGCGTCCTTAAGGTTGCGGCAGTCGGTGATTCGCTGGCCAAGGGTACGGGGGATAATACGGGCGAGGGCTTTGTGCGGCGGGCCGTGGCAGGCTTGTCCGCAGACGGAACGAAGACCGAGCTAGTCGGGAACCTCGGCATTAACGGCCTGACAACAGCCGGGCTGCGGGACAAGCTGAAAGAGGAAGGCGTGCAGTACGTACTCCGTCAAGCCAATATTATTCTCGTTTCGATTGGCGGCAATGATTTGTTTCAGGGAGCGCAGCGCATGCTGAACGAAGCGGAGGGAGGAACGGCTGCGAGCGGGGAAGCCGCGTCTGGGTCTCCAGATGTTCAAGTGGGTTCCGGCGGCAGCAAAGGTGCCGCTGCGGTTCCCGGCAGCGGTTCCCCGGAGAACGCTGCGTTAAAGGATCTGAATCCTGTACAGCTGCTTGCAAATCTTCCCGGCGCCTCGAAGCGGCTGGAGGATATTCTAACCGCGATATCCAAGATCAATCCGCAAGCCCGGATTTACTATATAGGTCTGTACAATCCTTTCGGGGATCTTCGGGAGATGCTTATTCCGGGCAATCAGGCCGTCACATCTTGGAACAATGCGGCGATGGATATCATCAACCGCAATACCGGCATGACACTTGTTCCGACGCTCGATTTGTTTAACGGACATCTCGGCAAATATTTGTCCAGCGACCATTTTCATCCGAACGGCGATGGGTACCAGCGGATGGCGGACCGGATTGTTCAGGCGGTAAGGTAG
- the mglC gene encoding galactose/methyl galactoside ABC transporter permease MglC: MNAKKAQSFITQNAIYLVLVILILGIAVYEPSFMSVNTLRDILIQSSTRVIIALGVAFILITAGTDLSAGRVVGLTAVISASMLQIPDYSRRFFPDLPQMWLIVPIVIAILAGLLCGLINGLIVSKLNVPPFIATLGTMVMVYGINSLYFDMKPNQSQPIGGLRPDFTNIGSGFIGKGQYSIPYIVIIAIIVAIIVWVVFNKTKLGKNMYAIGGNIQAAKVSGINVSKNLIYIYAIAGALYGLAGVLEAARTGGATNNYGNMYELDAIAACVVGGVSTTGGIGTVPGVLVGVVIFTLINYGLTFIGVSPYWQLIIKGLIIVAAVAFDMRKYAAKK; this comes from the coding sequence ATGAATGCCAAAAAAGCGCAAAGCTTTATTACCCAAAATGCCATCTATCTCGTACTCGTTATCCTGATTCTCGGTATCGCCGTTTACGAGCCGAGCTTCATGTCGGTCAATACGCTTCGCGATATTCTGATTCAATCGTCCACACGGGTGATTATTGCCTTGGGTGTTGCCTTTATTCTGATCACGGCCGGCACGGACTTGTCCGCAGGCCGGGTCGTGGGCCTAACGGCGGTTATCTCTGCCTCGATGCTCCAAATCCCGGATTATTCGCGCCGTTTCTTCCCGGATCTGCCTCAAATGTGGCTGATCGTTCCGATTGTCATCGCCATTCTGGCCGGTCTGTTGTGCGGTCTGATCAACGGCTTGATTGTTTCCAAGCTCAATGTTCCGCCTTTTATCGCGACGCTCGGCACGATGGTTATGGTATACGGTATCAACTCGTTGTACTTTGATATGAAACCGAACCAATCCCAGCCGATCGGCGGCTTGCGTCCCGATTTCACCAATATAGGCTCCGGCTTTATCGGCAAGGGACAGTATTCCATCCCGTATATTGTCATTATCGCCATTATCGTAGCGATCATAGTCTGGGTCGTCTTCAACAAAACGAAGCTCGGCAAAAACATGTACGCCATCGGCGGCAATATACAGGCCGCTAAAGTATCCGGTATCAATGTTTCCAAGAACCTGATTTATATCTACGCTATCGCCGGCGCCCTGTACGGTCTTGCAGGCGTGCTGGAAGCCGCCAGAACGGGCGGCGCAACGAACAACTATGGCAACATGTACGAACTTGACGCTATCGCTGCCTGCGTTGTCGGCGGCGTATCCACCACAGGCGGCATCGGCACAGTGCCGGGGGTATTGGTCGGCGTAGTCATTTTCACCCTGATCAACTATGGCCTGACCTTTATCGGCGTCAGCCCTTACTGGCAGCTCATTATCAAAGGCCTCATCATCGTGGCCGCGGTTGCCTTCGACATGCGGAAATACGCCGCGAAGAAATAA
- a CDS encoding ABC transporter permease produces MNSLLPLIRNECMKIIKKKRFYVILLILVVLVPMFTYAQMRSAERNREKFSSDWRLELQQQITDNENSLSSSRIPEEWKTYRRIFIQQMQYYLDHDVNPNEPSGVTFTREFLDNSISLFIPLMIMAVASDIVSGERTTGTIKMLLTRPVKRWKVLMSKLIALLMFVSLIILSAFLVSYLISGLAFGYSGFNAPIFTGFQLSGDSVDMSAVHAVPQWEYMLMQCGLIWFVSVVVALLAFMVSVLFRSTAASIVVMMAALIAGTILTNMASAWTSAKYLFMVNLGLTNYLSGSPAPIEGMSLPFSIAVLGIWGIVSVIISFAVFTKRDILN; encoded by the coding sequence TTGAATAGCCTGCTGCCGCTCATCCGCAATGAGTGTATGAAAATAATCAAGAAGAAACGCTTCTATGTCATTTTGCTTATTCTAGTCGTGCTTGTTCCGATGTTCACTTATGCCCAGATGCGATCGGCTGAACGAAACAGGGAGAAGTTTAGTTCCGATTGGCGGCTGGAATTGCAGCAGCAGATTACCGATAACGAAAATTCGCTCAGCAGCAGCCGGATTCCAGAAGAGTGGAAGACGTACCGGCGGATTTTTATACAGCAGATGCAGTATTATCTCGATCATGATGTGAATCCGAACGAACCGAGCGGCGTAACCTTTACCCGCGAATTTCTGGACAACTCGATTTCACTGTTCATCCCGCTAATGATCATGGCGGTTGCTTCCGATATTGTATCCGGAGAACGTACGACGGGAACTATTAAAATGCTGTTGACCCGGCCCGTCAAGCGCTGGAAGGTGCTCATGAGCAAATTGATCGCGCTGCTGATGTTTGTGTCTCTGATTATTTTATCTGCCTTTCTGGTAAGCTACCTTATCTCCGGACTGGCCTTCGGTTACAGCGGCTTTAACGCGCCGATCTTCACCGGCTTCCAGCTAAGCGGCGACTCGGTCGATATGTCTGCGGTTCATGCGGTGCCGCAGTGGGAATATATGCTGATGCAGTGCGGTCTCATCTGGTTTGTCAGCGTAGTTGTGGCCCTGCTCGCCTTTATGGTTTCGGTGCTGTTCCGCAGTACGGCGGCCAGCATCGTCGTGATGATGGCTGCGTTGATTGCCGGCACGATCCTAACCAATATGGCATCGGCTTGGACTTCGGCCAAGTACCTGTTCATGGTTAACCTGGGCCTGACCAATTATCTGTCCGGGTCTCCGGCGCCGATTGAAGGGATGTCACTGCCTTTTTCTATTGCGGTTCTGGGCATTTGGGGGATAGTATCCGTAATCATTTCATTCGCCGTCTTTACGAAAAGGGATATTTTGAATTAG